From Paenibacillus polymyxa, the proteins below share one genomic window:
- a CDS encoding helix-turn-helix domain-containing protein: MNEQEKKTMGQRIRTERELKGWSQEKLGEILGMNRTNISNYESGRTIPPGNVVKDMANLFGINSDYILVNSDVRRFIDLEVEMKGQSGLYANPDVETIAAHHDGEDWTEEELQDIEEFKELVKLRRQLRKNKE, encoded by the coding sequence GTGAATGAACAAGAGAAAAAAACAATGGGGCAACGGATTAGAACTGAAAGAGAACTCAAGGGTTGGTCTCAAGAAAAACTAGGTGAAATACTAGGGATGAACAGAACTAACATTTCAAACTATGAGTCGGGAAGAACCATTCCACCTGGCAACGTTGTAAAAGATATGGCCAATTTATTTGGGATCAACTCTGATTATATTTTGGTAAATTCGGATGTTCGAAGGTTTATAGACTTGGAAGTTGAAATGAAGGGTCAGTCTGGTTTATATGCAAATCCTGATGTGGAAACTATAGCAGCCCATCATGATGGAGAAGACTGGACGGAAGAAGAACTTCAGGACATTGAGGAATTTAAAGAATTAGTAAAACTAAGAAGGCAGCTTAGGAAGAACAAGGAGTGA
- a CDS encoding excisionase family DNA-binding protein yields the protein MPSTTDFIEALRVEIKQELRDQILSELKPDIERLLYANVFDFAGACRYLKVSDSTLRRMVKDREIPFIRNRTLIHFRQIALDKWLEDKEQSN from the coding sequence ATGCCGTCAACCACAGATTTCATTGAGGCTCTACGAGTGGAGATCAAGCAGGAACTGAGAGACCAGATTCTTTCCGAACTTAAACCAGACATCGAACGACTGCTATATGCCAATGTGTTCGACTTTGCTGGGGCTTGCAGGTATCTGAAAGTTTCGGATTCTACGTTACGGCGCATGGTCAAAGACCGTGAGATTCCTTTCATTCGAAATCGAACGTTAATTCACTTTCGCCAGATTGCACTAGATAAATGGTTGGAAGACAAGGAACAATCAAATTGA
- a CDS encoding Rha family transcriptional regulator, producing MIQLVFIQKGQAVTDSLTVAEAFGKEHRRVMQDIRELPCSDDFRLHHFVQSDYTNGQGRPTPKYLMTEQGFTMLVMGYTGPKAMEFKERYITEFHRMREKIQTTAVDTSQLSPILQLLIQQEQQQQAIMQRQDATDQRVAVIQETILQRDDDWRDKLNGMLNGAARRSGGVFRDLRKRSYEMLESRAKCDLNRRLRNLHDRLRESGATKTKISETNRLDVIEADPKLKEIYTTVVKELSIGTLT from the coding sequence ATGATCCAATTGGTATTTATCCAAAAAGGACAAGCCGTAACAGATAGCCTTACTGTAGCTGAAGCATTTGGCAAAGAGCATCGCAGAGTAATGCAAGATATCAGAGAGTTACCTTGCAGTGATGATTTTCGACTGCACCATTTCGTGCAGTCAGATTATACAAACGGGCAAGGCCGACCAACTCCAAAATACCTTATGACAGAGCAAGGCTTCACGATGTTGGTCATGGGCTACACTGGCCCAAAGGCTATGGAATTTAAGGAAAGATACATTACCGAGTTCCACCGGATGCGTGAGAAGATACAGACCACAGCCGTAGACACATCCCAACTAAGTCCGATACTCCAGCTATTGATTCAGCAGGAGCAGCAGCAACAAGCCATTATGCAGCGCCAGGACGCAACAGACCAAAGGGTAGCTGTAATACAGGAAACAATCTTGCAGCGTGACGACGATTGGAGAGACAAGCTAAACGGGATGCTTAATGGAGCTGCTAGGCGGTCAGGCGGAGTATTTCGGGATTTGCGAAAGCGGAGTTATGAAATGCTGGAGAGTCGGGCTAAATGCGACCTTAACCGCCGACTTCGTAACCTCCATGATCGGTTGCGCGAGTCAGGTGCAACCAAGACCAAGATATCTGAAACGAACCGCCTTGATGTGATCGAGGCAGATCCAAAGTTAAAAGAGATATACACAACCGTTGTAAAAGAACTGTCCATCGGGACACTGACCTGA
- a CDS encoding helix-turn-helix transcriptional regulator, whose translation MKHDTPVKRMAFKNRRKFFNLTQREVANAVGVTENHIRHIEAGRANPDAKLLFKLVKYLKTTAEELFPDLAEVEIEPAGSI comes from the coding sequence ATGAAACATGATACTCCTGTTAAACGTATGGCTTTCAAGAATCGTCGAAAATTTTTCAACTTGACTCAACGGGAAGTTGCTAATGCTGTGGGTGTGACAGAAAATCACATCCGACATATTGAAGCTGGCAGAGCTAACCCAGATGCTAAACTACTTTTCAAGTTGGTAAAGTATTTGAAGACCACTGCTGAAGAACTATTTCCTGACTTAGCAGAAGTTGAGATTGAGCCAGCAGGCTCAATCTAA
- a CDS encoding ImmA/IrrE family metallo-endopeptidase, protein MMVSYNYETLSAKARESNVEIVEKQLRGRNKGFYSDGLILIDTRISTIIEKACILSEELGHHHTSFGDILDQNIIHKRKQELRARQWAYQCLIPLNGIIQAHHARISGRYDLAEYLGVTEEFLQAAIDRYTEKFGLSVQADERHIIYFDPLGVVELKV, encoded by the coding sequence ATGATGGTATCCTACAACTATGAAACTCTATCCGCCAAGGCTCGTGAATCGAACGTTGAGATTGTCGAGAAGCAATTACGGGGCCGAAACAAAGGTTTCTATTCCGACGGGTTGATTCTCATAGACACACGAATTTCGACTATTATCGAAAAAGCTTGCATACTTTCAGAAGAGCTTGGGCACCATCACACGAGTTTCGGCGATATTCTTGATCAAAACATCATACATAAACGAAAACAAGAACTTCGCGCCAGACAATGGGCGTACCAATGCCTGATACCTCTTAATGGCATCATTCAAGCCCATCATGCCCGAATATCAGGCCGCTATGATCTGGCAGAATACCTGGGGGTAACAGAAGAGTTTCTTCAGGCTGCAATCGATCGATATACTGAAAAATTTGGTTTATCGGTTCAAGCTGATGAAAGGCATATAATCTATTTTGACCCGTTAGGTGTCGTAGAGTTAAAAGTGTGA
- a CDS encoding sigma factor-like helix-turn-helix DNA-binding protein, with product MGLRIKNMQDINIVDLGAATSLNYHKSLNIARRLYAKADADDKKVISGMISDCEYVEEWLNTGRRPGNKRGAERMAAYQRERPVDPLRMQAYVQRNHAGSPANLSEWQLFQIEDALSTLSPRERECYTMAHGQCFSRSQIAEFLDITRDSVTEYVERAQKKVAQAVSESLFLSPNCHL from the coding sequence ATGGGGCTGAGAATTAAGAATATGCAAGATATAAATATTGTTGACCTGGGCGCTGCTACATCTCTTAACTATCACAAGTCCCTAAACATTGCCAGAAGACTGTACGCTAAAGCGGATGCTGATGATAAGAAAGTTATTTCAGGTATGATATCGGATTGTGAGTATGTGGAGGAATGGCTAAATACAGGAAGAAGACCAGGGAATAAACGTGGAGCTGAACGGATGGCTGCTTATCAGCGAGAACGTCCGGTAGATCCACTAAGAATGCAGGCATATGTACAACGCAATCATGCGGGGAGTCCGGCGAATCTATCTGAGTGGCAGTTGTTCCAGATAGAGGACGCATTATCTACGCTCAGTCCACGCGAGCGCGAATGCTACACTATGGCTCATGGACAATGTTTCAGCCGGAGTCAGATAGCAGAGTTTTTGGATATTACAAGGGATAGCGTAACCGAGTATGTGGAGAGGGCACAAAAAAAAGTTGCTCAAGCGGTGTCAGAAAGCTTATTTTTGTCCCCCAACTGCCACCTATAG
- a CDS encoding DnaD domain-containing protein, translating to MAEKRMISKVISISEKVNELPDIFDMLLFTWMIPHTDDFGRLAGSPAKVKALVVPMLDKLVSDVKESLHRLQSAGLIEWYEADGQKVVQVVNFEAHQQGLHKRTRSKFPDPPLDFPGSSGNFPNIPLEENRREENRTEQKGREENGTEQISGSSLPEIENNPFRLFENEGFGTISPLIADEIAILEKDYGNRWLCEAMKKAVVAGKRSMSYVNGILKNWKAEGIDEPWTKEKPPNKGGGRSGKQPIDIVKSPEPGDEQDVSQEEYEELLRLAERMQSGKGEQR from the coding sequence ATGGCTGAAAAAAGGATGATATCTAAGGTTATATCCATTTCAGAAAAAGTTAATGAACTGCCGGACATATTTGATATGTTGCTGTTCACATGGATGATTCCTCATACAGATGATTTTGGACGTTTAGCAGGATCGCCAGCTAAAGTTAAAGCGCTGGTGGTTCCTATGTTGGACAAGCTGGTTTCTGATGTGAAAGAGTCTTTGCACCGTTTGCAGTCTGCTGGCCTTATTGAATGGTATGAAGCTGACGGTCAAAAGGTGGTTCAAGTGGTCAATTTTGAAGCACATCAACAAGGATTGCATAAACGGACACGCTCAAAATTTCCTGACCCTCCTTTGGACTTTCCCGGTAGTTCCGGGAATTTCCCAAATATTCCTCTAGAAGAGAACAGAAGAGAAGAGAACAGAACTGAACAGAAGGGAAGGGAAGAGAACGGAACAGAACAGATTTCTGGTAGTAGTCTTCCTGAAATTGAGAATAACCCTTTTAGATTATTTGAAAATGAAGGCTTTGGAACAATCAGCCCTCTTATAGCCGATGAAATAGCAATCTTAGAAAAGGACTATGGTAACCGCTGGCTATGTGAAGCTATGAAAAAAGCCGTAGTTGCCGGAAAACGCAGTATGTCATATGTCAACGGCATTCTAAAAAATTGGAAGGCTGAGGGTATAGACGAACCTTGGACCAAGGAGAAGCCACCGAACAAAGGCGGTGGTAGGAGCGGTAAGCAGCCTATTGATATTGTTAAGTCTCCAGAGCCAGGGGATGAGCAAGACGTATCCCAAGAAGAATACGAGGAATTGCTACGGCTAGCTGAACGTATGCAATCAGGCAAGGGGGAACAGCGGTGA